The Novosphingobium terrae genome has a window encoding:
- a CDS encoding LysR family transcriptional regulator has translation MTLEQLRIFVEVAEREHVTRAAQILNVTQSAASGAIAALEARHDVKLFNRVGRGIELTDAGRMFLEEARAVLARAAGAELALSEYGGLKRGRLRLVASQTISGYWLPERLAAFHRRYPDIELSVAIANTEGAARAVQAGEAELGFVEGSIDDPALAHWPVGKDRMVMVGQAPVEAVTNAWLAGAPWIMREEGSGTRSTFEAAIRDRGIDPASLNIVLTLPSNEAVLAAVRAGAGYGVLSALVVGPAVETHALQVLPFHLPERPFFGIRQKERYRSKAADALLEVIATHDAQPEWVI, from the coding sequence ATGACGCTCGAACAATTGCGCATTTTCGTCGAAGTGGCCGAGCGGGAGCATGTCACCCGCGCGGCTCAGATCCTCAACGTCACGCAATCGGCGGCCAGCGGGGCGATTGCCGCGCTGGAGGCCCGACACGACGTCAAGCTGTTCAACCGTGTGGGGCGCGGCATCGAGCTGACCGATGCCGGGCGCATGTTCCTTGAAGAGGCGCGCGCCGTGCTGGCGCGGGCGGCGGGGGCGGAGCTGGCGCTTTCCGAATATGGCGGGTTGAAGCGTGGCAGGCTCAGGCTGGTGGCCAGCCAGACCATCTCGGGCTACTGGCTGCCGGAACGATTGGCCGCTTTTCATCGCCGCTATCCTGACATCGAACTCTCCGTCGCCATCGCCAACACCGAGGGCGCGGCCCGCGCCGTGCAGGCGGGCGAGGCCGAACTGGGCTTTGTGGAAGGGAGCATCGACGATCCTGCTCTGGCCCATTGGCCCGTGGGCAAGGACCGCATGGTGATGGTGGGGCAGGCGCCTGTGGAGGCTGTGACCAACGCATGGCTGGCGGGCGCGCCATGGATCATGCGCGAGGAAGGATCGGGCACGCGCTCCACCTTCGAGGCGGCGATCCGCGATCGCGGGATCGATCCCGCAAGCCTGAACATCGTGCTGACCTTGCCCTCCAATGAGGCGGTGCTGGCGGCGGTGCGCGCCGGGGCTGGCTATGGCGTGCTCTCCGCGCTGGTGGTGGGGCCTGCGGTCGAGACTCACGCCTTGCAGGTGCTGCCCTTCCATCTGCCCGAGCGCCCCTTCTTCGGCATCCGCCAGAAGGAGCGCTATCGCAGCAAGGCCGCCGATGCCCTGCTGGAGGTGATCGCCACCCATGATGCGCAGCCCGAATGGGTGATCTGA
- a CDS encoding YeiH family protein: MVHGTSFRLHLTRLLPGLGLCLAVSGAAYALQGVEERLLGRSWLEALVLAILLGTMLRSLWTPHSRWAPGITFSGKFLLEAAVVLLGVTISARTILAAGPLMLLGIAGVVACAIGASFVIGRLLKLPPRMALLVACGNSICGNSAIAAVAPVIGADGDDVATSIGFTAVLGVAVVLGLPLLGIALHLDGLQYGALAGLTVYAVPQVLAAAAPLGASAVQMGTLVKLVRVLMLGPVCLLLSLVAPRLRDGAGDVAAKRPALHHLVPWFIIGFLGLLAARSFALVPDGLVAPASGLASFLTVVSMAALGLGVDVRSVAQAGGRVTGAVVLSLLVLGGISLGFIHALHIA, from the coding sequence ATGGTTCACGGCACATCTTTCCGGCTTCATCTGACCCGGCTGCTCCCCGGTCTGGGGCTGTGTCTTGCAGTGTCTGGCGCGGCTTACGCCCTGCAAGGCGTGGAAGAGCGCCTGCTGGGCCGCAGCTGGCTGGAGGCTCTGGTGCTGGCGATCCTGCTGGGCACCATGCTGCGCTCGCTCTGGACGCCGCATAGTCGCTGGGCTCCGGGCATCACCTTCAGCGGCAAGTTTCTGCTGGAAGCCGCCGTGGTCCTGCTGGGCGTGACGATCAGCGCCCGCACCATTCTGGCCGCTGGGCCGTTGATGCTGCTGGGGATTGCCGGTGTGGTGGCCTGTGCCATCGGGGCCAGCTTCGTGATCGGGCGACTGCTCAAACTGCCCCCGCGCATGGCGCTGCTGGTGGCTTGCGGCAATTCGATCTGCGGCAATTCGGCGATTGCGGCGGTGGCACCGGTGATCGGCGCGGATGGCGATGATGTTGCCACCTCGATCGGCTTTACCGCTGTGCTGGGCGTGGCGGTGGTGCTGGGCCTGCCGCTGCTGGGCATCGCACTGCATCTCGACGGGCTGCAATATGGCGCTCTGGCAGGGTTGACGGTCTATGCCGTGCCTCAGGTGCTGGCGGCGGCGGCGCCGCTGGGCGCGAGTGCGGTGCAGATGGGCACGCTGGTCAAGCTGGTGCGCGTGCTGATGCTGGGGCCGGTCTGCCTGCTGCTCTCGCTGGTGGCGCCGCGTCTGCGGGATGGGGCGGGCGACGTGGCGGCGAAGCGCCCGGCGCTGCATCATCTGGTGCCGTGGTTCATCATCGGCTTTCTGGGCCTGCTGGCGGCGCGCTCTTTCGCTCTGGTGCCCGATGGGCTGGTGGCCCCGGCCAGCGGGCTGGCGAGCTTCCTCACCGTGGTCTCGATGGCGGCGCTGGGGCTGGGGGTGGATGTGCGCAGCGTGGCGCAGGCCGGTGGGCGCGTCACAGGCGCCGTGGTACTCTCGCTGCTGGTGCTGGGCGGGATCAGCCTTGGCTTTATCCACGCCCTGCACATCGCCTGA